One window of the Rhipicephalus sanguineus isolate Rsan-2018 chromosome 4, BIME_Rsan_1.4, whole genome shotgun sequence genome contains the following:
- the LOC119390111 gene encoding LOW QUALITY PROTEIN: small integral membrane protein 14-like (The sequence of the model RefSeq protein was modified relative to this genomic sequence to represent the inferred CDS: inserted 2 bases in 1 codon), giving the protein MDDGFDPCECIFSHDAAMQRLISLLRSSQSACTDXECLQDMPAMQQAAGGSGFFLVMVGWMLLAMALYYLRPNSLRNRGDGKPDRQGPSNEPPSGSVF; this is encoded by the exons ATGGACGACGGATTCGATCCATGCGAGTGCATCTTCAGCCATGATGCCGCCATGCAGCGACTCATCTCATTG CTGCGGAGCTCTCAGTCCGCCTGCACGGA TGAATGCCTACAAGACA TGCCAGCGATGCAGCAGGCTGCCGGTGGCTCTGGCTTCTTTCTGGTCATGGTAGGGTGGATGTTGCTGGCCATGGCGCTGTACTACTTGCGCCCCAACTCACTGAGGAACCGCGGTGATGGCAAGCCCGACCGACAG GGTCCAAGCAACGAGCCCCCCAGCGGCTCGGTCTTCTGA